ATCGGAGTAGTCACATGAACTCTCATTTGCATATTCTATTTTTCttgatgagaaaaaaaaaaaaagcagaacATACATATTTAGAAACAATTTCTATTCCTCTatcttagattttatttttatcaatttgtaACAGTTGTATGTTTCTACGAACTTTTATTGCcaactataaaataaaataaaataaaataaaataaaataaaataaagttcatCAAAACTTTGCCAGAAACAATCATCAAGTATAGATCATATACATATCTTTAATTAGTAAATGAATAGAAATCATATCCCGTCAATAATTTAAACAAGcatattattcatataaatttgtTGCATATGAATGATTTTCCTTACAAGAATGAAGAATAACTAAGTACCTGAAGAATTAGAAGAGGTGTTGACCATGAGTGGGGTGGAAATGGAATAATATGGAAGTTTGATTTGAAATGTTGTAATGAAGGGAAGGGGCACAAAGTAGAATGAAATTATGAGTCCAATAATGGGAAATATGGCATAGAGAGTGTACGAGACTTTGAATGGGTTTGTAAGACCCATAATCTTCAAATGAACGTCCGTTACCTTGTTTCATATCCTAATaacctttcttcttctccttaatatcgttcttcttcttcttgttcttgtcTTGGCCAAGAGAATTAAGAAGGGTAATGTCTAACATGCTCACAAGATAATTAGGAGCATCCATACTCCACATAATGATCAGAGCTAGTAATTATTaatctatatttatttataatcacCAAAATGTGATAATAGATAATCAATGTGAATTTATGATGAGAAATTGGGTACAATTGAAGGAAGAATGAGGGGACCAATTCAAGATAAGGTTTGTGGTATTTTAACCTTTGATGCCGTGAATAAGATACAAACGAGAAGGGAAATTTTTGAGGGAATTAATAAGTGATCTTTCCTAGTTTGATATCAGAGACAAACagagagggaaaaaaaaaagaaaaaaaaaatcaagtattCAATTGAGATCTATACAATATTCTTGTTTCTTCTCAAGGATAGTTAACGAATAAAGAAACTCTACATTATAAGGAAGAGAGAATGAAGGGTAGCCGCAGTGATGAACTCAACAAATTTTAGGAGTGgagacaaaaatatttttactaaaataaatgtTATTAAGCAtggttaattatattaaaaatataatagagatataaaaattaaaaagatttaataaatatttttattcttaaaatactatttattatatataattttttaaaaaaaatttttatttttaaaatttgagcttaaattattttaattaaattataaataatttgtcatcttaattaattttacttttacttatttttatacacatttaataataaaagagtgAATAATTCATAATTGACATATTGATATActagtatttataatttgaaactaaaattatatatatataaaaaaaactaaacctgtatataaaaatatgtttatataaaataatagaaacttaatttataattattttttatctatttctttttaaaataattaaattttttatatattttttaatttaattttgttatactatcaaattaaagattttatgcatctatttaattatgtattataattaaaaaaataatttttacattcatcacgtaaataattatttaaaaaaataaatgtaattgAATGACTATGTAAAATGATatacatattttaatatatcaaaattaacttCTATACTTTTAAATAATTGTTCTACTATTCattataattttcaaatattagTTACCACTCATTGAATTAGaaagtttatttgttataatatttatgacataaaatattttttaatttaaaatagttgTTACAAATAAGattatttaagaaataaaattaaaaagtattatataattttaaaataaagaatattaattaatagatagatattacttttttatttcaactaatattTTANNNNNNNNNNNNNNNNNNNNNNNNNNNNNNNNNNNNNNNNNNNNNNNNNNNNNNNNNNNNNNNNNNNNNNNNNNNNNNNNNNNNNNNNNNNNNNNNNNNNNNNNNNNNNNNNNNNNNNNNNNNNNNNNNNNNNNNNNNNNNNNNNNNNNNNNNNNNNNNNNNNNNNNNNNNNNNNNNNNNNNNNNNNNNNNNNNNNNNNNNNNNNNNNNNNNNNNNNNNNNNNNNNNNNNNNNNNNNNNNNNNNNNNNNNNNNNNNCATAAATctcaaaacaaaattttataaatttttgtgggagaaaaaatataaatatatatgacaGATCTATGTTCTTGGTTGCGGGGCAAGCGCCCAttgtaatttgaaattttttgagtagtatatgataataatatttatttgtcctcattaaattattaaatttaatcctataataattttttattcaatttttggtacttaataattaatttaagaatttcatattagatgtctattataaatttataataatcaattctcaatttaaatgagattgttgttcttttttAGAAATCAACTTGAAAGAGTATTTATCTTCTTTCAAATTagctttagttagtttttctgtgcaattgcattaattgaaaaaatttatttcgattgtattgttaaaaaaaagattactcaatttttttaaaatataaaatctataaaataaaattctaaattatatgttattatttactattttagtgCCTTAANNNNNNNNNNNNNNNNNNNNNNNNNNNNNNNNNNNNNNNNNNNNNNNNNNNNNNNNNNNNNNNNNNNNNNNNNNNNNNNNNNNNNNNNNNNNNNNNNNNNNNNNNNNNNNNNNNNNNNNNNNNNNNNNNNNNNNNNNNNNNNNNNNNNNNNNNNNNNNNNNNNNNNNNNNNNNNNNNNNNNNNNNNNNNNNNNNNNNNNNNNNNNNNNNNNNNNNNNNNNNNNNNNNNNNNNNNNNNNNNNNatatatatattacttttttcttaaatttagtGGGGCAAGTGCCCCTTCCCATACACCTGGGTCAATCTGGGTTGCCGCCGTAACTAATATGAAAATTTAGGGGATGATTGGTTTGGGCGTTttcattgtttttatttttttattttttgatgaaaataaaaataaagcatgaaaataacattttaaataaattttcaacgaaaacatttaaaaaaaatgcataacaaaattaaaaacgcTATTTTCATGTTTCTAatcttttcagttttaatttttgacGCCAAGTCAATCATCTTTCATGGTTAGCACTATGAAAAAATGGGGAGCTAATTAAGAAACCTTTACAGTAACAGAGGTAAAAGGAATAAACAAGTTTGATATCGGATAAATGTCAGCTCGATAAGTTGAACTCGATAAGTTGAACTGGTGAGCCGAACTTGTTCAATTATATATNtattttttttttaaatattttttataatatataaattataatttattgataaaaaattatagattatatttctattatttggACTAACTCGTGAACTCGAGCTATCTCATGAGCTTTCGTTGAGCGGATCTTGAACTTACGAAATAAATTCGATTGTTAATGAGTCGAGTTGTGAGTCAAGCTTAATTTTCGTAAACCGAACTTGAGCTTGGTCTAGATTGGCTTGACTCACTCTCATCCCGATGCGGAGAAAGTTCAAAACTGTGTATTGGATTTAGCAACCCATGGAGATTCAATGTTGCAATCACTTGTACATGAATCGTTGTATCATATTTAGGAAGGAATCCACATACCATCCATAAAGGTCAAGGTGAATTGAAATGTCACACAAGCACGAATTATTGCGGTGATGGATTCTTGATTCATTTGTGTAGTTGTATACTTGTATTCAACAAAAAGCAACATCGTTTTATGGAATACTTGAAGTGAAAGAGTGAAgtcaattattattaaaatttaaacaacgTTCATCTTCAGTTTAATGGTAGGAAGACTACGTGTTCCGTTTCCAAGTTTGATTCTGCTACCTTCTTTTCAATTTTGCATCCTTAAGtgcttatctttttcttttattatttacatttttGGCAGGAGTCTTGTACTTTTGATAAATATCTGTGGCTTGCTCTGAATCTTTGTTCTTAACTCACCTCTCATGTGTTTTCTATGGAAAACCATCTTGATTGGGGAAATGTTCCAAATCGATTTGAAGCAGTCCCAAAGCCTCAACCAGCATCAGCATATAATTGCATTCAACAAACATCAACATAGTTTATGGAACACTTGAAGTGAAAGAGTGAACgcaattattattaaaatttaaacaccGTACCAAGTTTTCTGCTACCTCCTTTTCAATTTTGCATCCTAAAGTGCTCATCAtgggattcttcttttcttttctttcatttattttttatatttttggcaGGAGTCTTTTACTTTTGATAAATATCTGAGGCTTGCTCTGAATCTTTGTTCTTAACTCACTTGTGTTTTCTTGCGATAAACAATATTGTTAATAAGAAAATGAAGCAGCACCTTTCCCAGTTTCCTAGCTTCAAAATTCTCATAAATGTCTAACGCTCCAGCTACAGGTATACTTTGATCTGCCAAAAACCTAATGTTTTGAGAAGAAAAGAATTAGCCTCACTATTTGTTTAGCGAAAGAGATACCGCCAATCCAAAGGGAGAAGCCGCAGGTTCATAAAGATAGATAGAACAGAGAAACCTTGAAGTCCCATATCACCTGGGATAAAGAAAGGGAGGTGAAAATGCAGTGTATAAATACAGATTAATCAGCAACATTCAAACATACTTACCTGGATGGGGTCAATGGGTGATCAAGAAGGCCTATGGCCTAGGTTGGTGACTTCCACTGCACTTAGGAGGGGTGCCTGCCTAACGTCTCCTCAGGTAGGAGAGCCTACATCATAATTTGTTGTAGTGGGGACCTGCGTTCGCGCAGTCCCTGTCCAATTTCAGTTTAAAGTCTTTTAAATCATATataaattggaagaaagtagtTGTAGTCTGTAGACGTCCATtttatttacatatattttaaatttagctGGTTGTTGCAGGCCCGGAGAAAATAACGATGCTATTATGGGGTAAGGTGAGTGGgtcctgaaaaagaaaaaaagaatcaaaGATATATGGGGATTGTGGGGTAGGTGAGTTGGTTGACTAGACTAGCAGGTGATGGTGTATCAAAAACAAGGCCgctataaaattataaataacgtGAATAATATATAAGGCGGACGGTGAAAAATGTCGAATTTGGATCTCTCAAAAATTTCTCTGCGGCCATTCAAGCTAAGCGATGTTGACGACTTTTTGCTATGGGCTGGGGATGATCAAGTCACACAAAACTTAAGATGGAAGACTTGTGGTTCAAGGGAAGAGGCTTTGGCCTTCATAAGAGACGTGTGCATACCTCATCCGTGGCGACGCTCAATCTGCCTTGACGACCGTTCCATAGGCTTTGTTTCGGTGTATCCGTGGTCAGGTGATGATAGATGCAAGGCTGACATAGGCTATGCCGTGGCGGCAGATTACTGGGGCCAAGGCATAGCCACCAAAGCAGTGAAGATGGCTGTACCTCAAGTGTTCAATGACTTGTCTCATTTGGTAAGGTTGCAGGCTTTCACTTCCCCTGAGAACAAGGCTTCTCAGAGAGTAGTGGAAAAGGCTGGGTTCCTTAAGGAGGGTCTGCTCAGAAAGTACATTTATTTTGAAGAGAACATTAAGGATTCGGTAGTGTTTAGTTTCTTGTCAACTGATGAATTTCCTCATGATGACTAGTGGAAATAATCTAATATGGTTTGTGCTGGAAGTAGTGTCTAATGAAATCCCTTTTGTTATGGGATATGCTTGTATTGTATATTTCTTTCTATAATGTGATGCTTCTTTTGGAACAACCTTACCTATCTCTCTGTcttctttttatatttgatcAATATGTGACTTGAGGTCCATATGAACTTGAATCTCAATGAACATAATGGATTTGGTTAGTTGCTCATGATTTCTTGTTTCAACTTAACAAAAAAACCAACAATACCACCTAACCAATGCCATGTTACACAAACCATTCCTTTATTCTGAATCCCCACCCCAAATAATGTACATATGCTATAATTAATTGGTTACAGGGTAGATTCTGAGAATTGTTTGGTATTTACCACTCTGGATAGGTTGATTTGGGTTCCCAAGCATATCATCCAGTTCTTTTGCAAACCTCTCCATATCACTGGCAGGCAAGTAAATTGGAACTAAAACACCACCTCCATTTACATTCCCATAATCCATGAGATCCATTTCTTCGAAGCTATTGTCTGATGCCCCATTACTAATTAATCAtgtattgaattattgatatatcaataaaaataattaatttttaaatttattatttaaaaattatttaaatatataaatctaattaggcaattttgtaaaattctgtaagattcttttttatataatgtAAAGTTCGCTAGTTTTTTCgccaaatataaaaattcatggcccttctattttcatttttcactaTTTTCACTTTTCACTTTTTTTCACTCTCATCCTTTTTTctcttgtaaaattttttattttcggtTTTTTGACAATTTTAAGTAATTCTGTTCTTTtgtctctttttaatttaatttattattgtgttattttatgattttaacaTGTTTATTTAGTTAGATTAAGTTTTGTtgttagttttaaattttagttagtttGATAATTagatgatatagttagtttataGTACCATCTATTGTTAGTTTAGATAATGTAAAATGATCATTTGAACTAATTATGCTTTAGAGTAAAATTATAGTTTATGGTCTAagtatttagaatttttagatttaaatcCTAGTAATTTTTATCTGTAATAACATTAcggaaatataaattttttaaaattatatcagtTTTGTCATGACATTGTAgattataatacaaaaaaattataaaattaaattacttttataaaaagGTCGTAGGGGACAAAAGTTTCTATCGGTTAAGAAGGTCTGAGTCTccatagataaaaaaatcaaataataagatttttagttattattttcatg
The Arachis duranensis cultivar V14167 chromosome 5, aradu.V14167.gnm2.J7QH, whole genome shotgun sequence genome window above contains:
- the LOC107488861 gene encoding uncharacterized protein LOC107488861, which translates into the protein MSNLDLSKISLRPFKLSDVDDFLLWAGDDQVTQNLRWKTCGSREEALAFIRDVCIPHPWRRSICLDDRSIGFVSVYPWSGDDRCKADIGYAVAADYWGQGIATKAVKMAVPQVFNDLSHLVRLQAFTSPENKASQRVVEKAGFLKEGLLRKYIYFEENIKDSVVFSFLSTDEFPHDD